TTCCGTCAACACCACCTTCGGCCTGGCCGGCCTCATCGACGTAGCCGGTGCGGGCGGCATCCCCGACAACAAAAACAGCCTCGGCGACACCTTCGCCTCCTGGGGCTGGAAAAACAGCCACTACTTCGTCTACCCCGTGCTCGGCCCCTCCACCCTGCGCGACAGCGTCGGCACCACCGCCCTGATGGCCTACCCCGTGCAAAACACCATCTTCCACACCACCGCCGGCCGCGCCGCCGCCAGCGGCCTCAACGCCGTCAGCACCCGCGAAGGCTATCTCGACCTCACCGACAGCCTCGACGATGCCGCCCTCGACCCCTACATCATGGTGCGCGACGCCTACATGCAGATGCGCGACAAACAAATCGGCAACAGGCCGTCTGAAAACGGCGGCGGCGAAGACATCGACATCGACGAACTCGTCGCCCCCGAAAGCAGCGGCGCACAAACCGCCCCGCAGGCCGCCCCACCCGCAGCAACGCCCGACACCGCCGAAGCCCCGACTGACAATGCGGACGCTCCCGCCACGCCCGAAACCCCGCCGCAGGACACAACGGAAACACCGGAGGCAACACAGCCGCAAGCGCATTAACCCCCGTCCCGCCCGTCCGCAAAACAGGCCGTCTGAAAAGCAGAATACGCTTTTCAGACGGCCTGTTGCATGGCAGAAAACGTGTGCGCTGCCTTGGGGCGGAGTTGTTCGGGATTTCGGGTAGGTCGGGCATTTATGCCCGACAAACACCGGCGACAAAAAAACGTCAGGCATAAATGCCCGACCTACGAATTACTTGGTTAATGCGGTTTTCCGAGGCGGCGGGCATCTGTTGGACAGCAGGGAACGCGTGCGTCGCCTGGGGGCGGCACGCCCTACGTCAGCCCCGCCCTACCGTCATTCCCGCGTTTATGCTCCGAAGGAGTACTGGCAGGAATCTTTCTTAACCTTCGACAATTCTCAAATAAACAAACAGTTGTCAGACACCGCCGAGATTCCCGCCAGTACTCCTTCGGAGCATAAACGCGGGAATGACGGATAAGGGTTTTGGTTGTGCCGAAACAGAGCTTTCAGACTGCCGCCGCCAAGTAGGGTGTGTGCAGTGAAAGCGGTTATTTGGGATTAAGGCCGTCTGAAAGTGTTTTTTCAGACGGCCTCTGTGCGCGGGTTCAGAAGGTTTTGCCCAGTTGGATGAAGGCGTTGGCTTTGCGGTAGGTGTAGAAGGGGATGTTGCTGTCGGTTTTGTGCCAGACGGTTACGAGGCGGGGGGTGATGCCCCGGAAGCTGAGGCGGTTGTGCCAGATGGCGGCGGTGGCGGTGTATTCGCGGTCGCTGCGGAGGGTGGGGACGATGAATGCGCCGTCGTATTTGCGGCGGGCGTAGGCGGCGGTGAGGGCGGTGCCGAGGCCTTTGCCCCAGATGCGCACGATGGAGGCGCGGAGGGCTTTGCGGCGGTAGGCTTCGTCGGG
The window above is part of the Neisseria bacilliformis genome. Proteins encoded here:
- a CDS encoding MlaA family lipoprotein — encoded protein: MDAPMNTRPAITAAALALLLAAAPASAAPQEDAPQNGNAADAAPALPATAPVRDRYERYNRFMFKVNDKADRYVFAPVARGYRKAAPKPVRTGVRNFFNNLRDVVSFGSNLLRLDIKRASEDFMRVSVNTTFGLAGLIDVAGAGGIPDNKNSLGDTFASWGWKNSHYFVYPVLGPSTLRDSVGTTALMAYPVQNTIFHTTAGRAAASGLNAVSTREGYLDLTDSLDDAALDPYIMVRDAYMQMRDKQIGNRPSENGGGEDIDIDELVAPESSGAQTAPQAAPPAATPDTAEAPTDNADAPATPETPPQDTTETPEATQPQAH